In one window of Synechococcus sp. M16CYN DNA:
- the cdaA gene encoding diadenylate cyclase CdaA: protein MDVFAAENLRLVLDILLASAIGMLMMSRVRQARTFWLLRGYLFLITAAWFVQHLVSLQLSTQLVDSLVLACSVSLAILWQGELRRFMELLGTGRLFVLLGNPQKELKAAESIIAQISEAAGRLSQQRHGALIVVDLGSDLRPEDFLNPGVTIGAQVSRELLLNVFAADTPLHDGAVLVRGNRIESAGVILPLSRHSVSRYGTRHLAALGITERFDRCVCIVVSEETGTLSLANQGKLERPITSSRLETLLRDLFSNTEARQPARRTVGN, encoded by the coding sequence GTGGACGTGTTCGCGGCGGAGAATCTGCGCCTCGTTCTTGACATTCTCCTCGCCTCCGCTATTGGCATGCTGATGATGTCTCGGGTTCGACAAGCAAGAACATTCTGGTTGCTGCGCGGTTATTTATTTCTTATTACAGCGGCTTGGTTTGTCCAACACCTTGTCAGTTTACAGCTTAGCACACAGCTAGTCGATTCTCTTGTTCTCGCCTGCTCTGTCTCCCTCGCCATCCTTTGGCAGGGGGAGTTGCGTCGGTTCATGGAACTTTTAGGCACTGGGCGACTGTTCGTGCTTCTTGGAAATCCTCAAAAGGAGCTTAAAGCAGCTGAAAGTATAATCGCTCAAATCTCTGAAGCAGCGGGACGGCTGTCTCAACAGCGTCATGGAGCTCTGATTGTGGTCGATCTCGGCAGTGACCTGCGACCTGAAGACTTTTTGAATCCAGGAGTAACCATCGGCGCTCAAGTAAGCAGAGAACTACTGCTTAATGTGTTTGCTGCTGACACTCCCCTACATGACGGAGCCGTATTAGTTCGTGGCAACCGAATCGAATCCGCAGGCGTCATTTTGCCCCTGTCCCGTCATAGTGTGAGTCGCTACGGCACCAGGCACCTTGCGGCTTTAGGCATCACCGAACGATTCGATCGTTGCGTTTGCATCGTGGTTTCTGAAGAAACTGGCACACTCTCTTTAGCCAATCAGGGAAAGCTGGAGCGTCCAATTACCAGTAGTCGGCTAGAGACTCTGCTGCGAGACTTATTCAGTAATACTGAAGCAAGACAGCCAGCCAGGCGTACGGTGGGGAACTAA
- a CDS encoding isoprenyl transferase, translating into MSRPTATSTNLSPTSVCPAELDPARLPVHVAVIMDGNGRWAESRGLPRLMGHRAGVEVLKSTLRLCSDWGIEALTAYAFSTENWSRPGDEVNSLMTLFERVLQKELRSLEQEKVRIRFLGDLDGLPEKLQNLIDDATERTADNSGIHFNVCTNYGGRRELVRAAQSLAQRAAKGDLSPEAIDENSFSRELFTAGEQDPDLLIRTSGEYRISNFLLWQLAYAEIHVTDVFWPDFNANTLKQALLDYQGRNRRFGGLDPITP; encoded by the coding sequence TTGAGCCGACCGACGGCCACCAGCACTAATCTCTCACCTACATCGGTCTGCCCGGCGGAACTTGATCCAGCTCGGTTACCGGTTCATGTTGCTGTGATCATGGACGGTAACGGTCGTTGGGCGGAGTCTCGAGGGTTACCTAGGCTAATGGGTCACCGCGCCGGTGTAGAGGTTTTGAAATCCACCCTGCGCCTATGCAGTGATTGGGGTATCGAAGCACTGACTGCCTATGCCTTTTCTACGGAAAATTGGTCGCGTCCCGGGGATGAGGTGAATTCCTTGATGACTCTATTTGAGCGGGTGTTGCAAAAGGAATTGCGGTCGTTGGAACAAGAAAAGGTACGCATTCGATTCCTTGGCGATTTGGATGGTCTACCAGAGAAGCTGCAGAACCTGATCGACGACGCCACCGAAAGGACTGCTGATAACAGTGGCATTCACTTTAATGTGTGCACCAACTACGGCGGTCGTCGAGAACTCGTGAGGGCTGCTCAGAGTCTGGCTCAAAGGGCAGCAAAAGGAGATCTCTCTCCAGAAGCCATTGATGAAAACAGCTTTTCCAGAGAGCTCTTTACCGCAGGAGAACAAGATCCTGATCTGCTGATCCGTACCAGTGGTGAGTACAGGATCAGCAATTTTCTACTCTGGCAACTGGCCTATGCTGAGATCCATGTCACCGACGTGTTCTGGCCCGACTTCAATGCAAATACCCTGAAACAGGCTCTACTGGACTATCAAGGGCGTAACCGTCGCTTCGGAGGACTTGATCCAATTACACCATGA
- the bioB gene encoding biotin synthase BioB — MTIQIRHDWTTEDIQALLELPLMDLLWQAQTVHRTANPGYQVQLASLLSVKTGGCQEDCSYCSQSIHNSSDISTFEAQMQVEPVLAKARAAKEAGAKRFCMGWAWREIRDGAPFELMLEMVRGVRSTGMEACVTAGMLTDQQAELLAKAGLTAYNHNLDTSPEYYSEVVSTRTYEDRLETLQRVRRAGVALCCGGIIGMGETLRDRASMLQVLANMNPHPENVPVNGLVAVGGTPLEKQKPFKSLELVRMVATARILMPYSRVRLSAGRKQLSREAQILCLQAGANSIFYGGVLLTTDNPAIDADRQLLADAGVQVN, encoded by the coding sequence ATGACGATTCAGATCCGTCACGACTGGACCACCGAAGACATCCAGGCACTGCTGGAACTACCACTGATGGATCTGCTATGGCAGGCCCAAACTGTTCATCGGACAGCCAACCCAGGTTATCAGGTTCAATTGGCTTCTCTTTTAAGTGTTAAAACCGGCGGCTGTCAGGAGGACTGCTCTTATTGCTCACAATCGATTCACAACAGTAGTGATATTTCAACCTTCGAAGCTCAAATGCAAGTGGAACCAGTCTTAGCGAAGGCGCGGGCGGCTAAAGAAGCTGGCGCGAAGCGTTTCTGTATGGGCTGGGCATGGCGAGAGATCCGCGATGGCGCGCCATTTGAATTAATGCTCGAGATGGTTCGTGGTGTGCGTAGCACGGGAATGGAAGCCTGCGTCACCGCAGGGATGCTCACAGATCAGCAGGCAGAACTACTCGCTAAAGCCGGTCTCACCGCCTACAACCACAACCTTGATACTAGTCCGGAGTACTACAGCGAGGTCGTCTCCACTCGTACTTATGAAGATCGACTCGAAACACTTCAACGAGTACGAAGAGCCGGGGTCGCCCTTTGTTGTGGTGGGATCATTGGCATGGGAGAAACTCTGCGCGATCGTGCCTCAATGCTGCAGGTGCTAGCCAACATGAACCCCCACCCCGAAAATGTTCCAGTCAATGGCCTTGTGGCGGTGGGGGGTACACCGCTAGAAAAGCAGAAACCCTTCAAATCTCTTGAGCTTGTGCGTATGGTTGCGACAGCACGCATTTTGATGCCTTACTCTCGAGTTAGGCTAAGTGCAGGACGTAAGCAGCTCAGCCGGGAAGCACAAATCCTTTGTCTTCAGGCGGGTGCCAATTCGATTTTTTATGGCGGCGTCTTACTCACTACAGACAACCCTGCTATAGACGCAGATCGCCAGTTATTGGCTGACGCAGGGGTGCAGGTTAACTAG
- the lipA gene encoding lipoyl synthase, with translation MNQYSSIIPSERLPGWLRRPIGNVSELGRVQRLVKQNRLHTICEEGRCPNRGECYAAGTATFLLGGSICTRSCAFCQVEKGSAPMAIDFTEANRIADAVEAMSLRYVVLTAVARDDLSDHGANLFSSTMLAIRARNPSVAIEVLTPDFWGGFTNVEQAVTAQRERLMVVLAAEPICFNHNIETVSRLQDQVRRGATYQRSLRLLAASRELAPTISTKSGLMLGLGETKEEVIATMRDLRAVDCQRLTLGQYLRPSLAHLPVQRYWTPQEFDELGAIAQQLGFIQVLSGPLVRSSYHAAD, from the coding sequence ATGAATCAGTACAGCTCAATTATCCCATCTGAACGGCTGCCGGGATGGTTACGCCGGCCGATTGGTAATGTCTCTGAGCTTGGACGCGTTCAGAGATTAGTGAAACAGAACCGTCTGCACACCATTTGTGAGGAAGGGCGTTGTCCAAACCGAGGGGAATGTTACGCGGCAGGAACTGCTACGTTCCTGTTGGGCGGTTCTATTTGTACTCGCAGTTGTGCATTTTGTCAAGTAGAAAAAGGCTCAGCGCCCATGGCCATCGACTTCACTGAAGCTAATCGCATCGCTGATGCTGTCGAGGCGATGTCTTTGCGCTACGTGGTCCTAACAGCAGTTGCTCGTGACGACCTTAGTGACCATGGCGCCAACCTATTTAGCTCCACAATGCTTGCAATCCGGGCCCGTAATCCATCGGTTGCGATCGAAGTTCTTACCCCTGATTTTTGGGGAGGTTTCACGAATGTAGAACAGGCTGTAACTGCTCAACGGGAGCGATTGATGGTAGTTCTCGCAGCTGAGCCAATTTGTTTTAATCACAATATCGAAACCGTATCCAGGCTTCAGGACCAAGTACGGCGCGGTGCCACTTATCAGCGTTCTTTAAGGTTACTGGCGGCGTCTCGAGAGCTGGCACCAACGATTTCCACCAAATCTGGCCTCATGCTCGGGCTAGGTGAAACTAAAGAGGAAGTAATCGCTACGATGCGTGACCTTCGAGCAGTGGATTGCCAGCGACTCACCCTTGGGCAGTATTTACGCCCTTCGCTGGCTCACTTACCAGTTCAGCGCTATTGGACTCCTCAGGAATTCGACGAACTTGGAGCGATTGCCCAGCAACTTGGTTTCATTCAGGTATTGAGTGGTCCACTGGTCCGCAGCAGTTATCATGCTGCCGATTGA
- the lysA gene encoding diaminopimelate decarboxylase: protein MTQATTSGRTYEKNLDPDSPNRNLTPLTTALDTKERLLVGDCLLSDLAKRYGTPLYVLDEQTLRGTCRAYREALKRHYPGPSLPIYASKANSSLMMSSLVASEGLGLDAVSAGELLTALRGGMPNERIVLHGNNKSDEELLFAYNNNVTVVVDNQHDLDRLAVLIPKEAPPVQLMLRFTPGIECHTHEYIRTGHIDSKFGFDPNQIEAVLRGLVGQSWARLSGLHAHIGSQIFELEPHRDLAVVMAEVLKLTRDLGHPVNDLNVGGGLGIRYVESDDPPSIDRWVQVVAEAVITSCQKRDLDLPRLMCEPGRSLVATAGVTLYTVGSRKTLPGIRTYVAIDGGMSDNPRPITYQSLYTCRVAERPLAEPNEVVDLVGKHCESGDVLLKNLPLPITHSGDVIAVFATGAYNASMSSNYNRIPRPATVLVNNGASELVQRREQPDDLLRYDVLPERFREVTLNSEKGVKPSGRVRGGESAPRS, encoded by the coding sequence GTGACCCAGGCCACCACCAGTGGAAGGACCTATGAGAAGAATCTGGACCCGGACAGTCCTAACCGGAACCTTACGCCCTTAACAACAGCATTGGATACAAAAGAACGACTTTTGGTTGGCGATTGTCTACTCAGTGACTTAGCCAAGCGGTACGGCACCCCACTCTACGTGCTCGACGAACAAACCCTGCGCGGCACGTGTCGTGCTTACCGGGAAGCATTGAAACGCCATTACCCTGGTCCATCGCTTCCAATTTACGCTTCGAAAGCCAACAGTTCACTTATGATGAGCAGCCTGGTGGCTTCCGAAGGGCTTGGGCTCGACGCTGTGTCAGCCGGTGAATTACTGACTGCACTACGAGGAGGAATGCCCAACGAGCGGATCGTGTTGCACGGCAACAATAAATCCGATGAGGAGCTCCTGTTTGCTTATAACAATAACGTGACCGTTGTTGTAGATAACCAACATGATCTGGATCGTCTGGCAGTGCTGATTCCAAAGGAAGCACCGCCTGTACAGTTAATGCTGCGCTTCACCCCAGGAATCGAATGCCACACGCACGAGTATATACGCACGGGCCATATCGACAGCAAATTTGGCTTTGACCCCAATCAAATAGAGGCTGTGCTGCGGGGCCTTGTAGGTCAGTCGTGGGCTCGGCTCAGCGGATTGCACGCCCATATCGGCTCGCAGATATTTGAGCTGGAGCCCCACCGCGATTTAGCGGTAGTGATGGCAGAGGTTCTGAAATTGACTCGTGATCTCGGCCATCCAGTGAACGACTTAAACGTAGGAGGTGGACTCGGAATCCGCTACGTGGAATCAGATGACCCTCCAAGCATCGACCGCTGGGTGCAGGTAGTCGCCGAAGCCGTGATCACCTCTTGTCAAAAACGAGACCTAGATCTTCCTCGACTGATGTGTGAGCCAGGTCGTTCCCTAGTCGCCACTGCAGGAGTCACCTTGTACACAGTGGGGTCAAGGAAAACTCTCCCCGGTATCCGCACATACGTGGCCATTGACGGAGGGATGAGTGACAATCCGCGACCGATCACGTACCAATCCCTTTACACTTGCCGTGTCGCTGAGCGCCCCCTCGCAGAGCCCAATGAGGTGGTAGATCTCGTGGGCAAACATTGTGAATCAGGTGATGTTTTGCTCAAAAATCTCCCTTTACCAATTACCCACAGCGGTGACGTCATTGCTGTGTTTGCAACCGGTGCCTACAACGCGTCAATGAGTTCGAACTACAACCGAATCCCACGACCCGCTACTGTTCTCGTAAACAACGGTGCATCAGAACTAGTGCAGAGGAGGGAACAGCCGGATGATCTGCTGCGCTACGACGTCCTGCCAGAACGGTTCCGCGAGGTTACTTTAAATTCAGAGAAAGGAGTTAAGCCAAGTGGACGTGTTCGCGGCGGAGAATCTGCGCCTCGTTCTTGA
- the recR gene encoding recombination mediator RecR yields the protein MARLIGQFQRLPGIGPRTAQRLALYLLNQPKEQVQQLSDALLTARSQVGQCQSCFHLSEDSFCEICRNPERNNGLICVVAESRDLLALERTREFRGRYHVLGGLISPMDGIGPELLNVKPLIERIAQEEIKEVILALTPSVEGDTTSFYLARLVKPFCSASRIAYGLPVGSELEYADEVTLSRALEGRRLMD from the coding sequence TTGGCGCGGTTGATCGGTCAGTTTCAACGATTGCCCGGCATTGGCCCGCGAACAGCACAACGACTCGCTTTGTATCTGCTGAATCAACCAAAAGAGCAGGTGCAACAATTGTCTGATGCCTTATTGACTGCACGATCCCAGGTGGGGCAGTGTCAGAGTTGCTTCCACCTCTCCGAGGATTCTTTCTGTGAGATTTGTCGTAATCCTGAACGCAACAATGGGTTGATCTGTGTGGTTGCCGAATCGCGAGATCTGTTGGCTTTAGAACGTACGAGAGAGTTTCGAGGTCGTTACCACGTCTTGGGAGGGTTGATTTCTCCGATGGATGGCATCGGTCCAGAACTACTCAACGTTAAACCACTAATTGAACGCATTGCTCAGGAAGAAATCAAAGAAGTGATTCTCGCCCTCACGCCAAGTGTTGAAGGTGATACGACAAGTTTCTACTTGGCAAGGCTAGTTAAACCATTTTGCTCTGCGAGCCGAATAGCCTATGGCTTGCCAGTGGGTAGCGAACTGGAGTATGCCGACGAAGTCACTCTCAGTAGGGCACTTGAGGGCCGTCGCCTCATGGATTAA
- the psbP gene encoding photosystem II reaction center PsbP — MRLLRSLTRLFACIALTFTLGACAAGSTAGLQSYQSPDGRFAFLYPTGWIQVQVSNGPRVVFHDLIHSDETVSLMVNTVDENNDLNDLGSAVAVGERLRREVIATAGSGRTAELIEAGEREIDGHTFYDLEYAVHLEDRDRHELATVVVDRRRLYTLATSTNEERWPKVKDLFGRVVHSLNLLI; from the coding sequence ATGCGGCTGCTTCGATCGCTCACTCGTCTGTTCGCCTGCATCGCACTAACCTTCACACTTGGGGCCTGTGCTGCAGGATCTACAGCAGGATTGCAGTCGTACCAGAGTCCAGATGGGCGTTTCGCATTCCTTTATCCCACAGGATGGATTCAGGTGCAGGTGAGCAACGGACCGCGAGTGGTTTTTCACGATCTCATTCACAGTGATGAAACTGTGAGCCTGATGGTGAACACGGTAGATGAAAACAACGATCTCAATGATCTTGGTAGTGCAGTGGCTGTTGGTGAACGATTGCGCCGTGAGGTGATCGCTACTGCAGGGAGTGGCCGCACCGCCGAATTAATCGAAGCAGGGGAACGGGAGATCGATGGACATACATTTTACGACCTCGAATACGCTGTCCACCTTGAGGATCGTGACCGCCACGAACTCGCTACAGTAGTGGTAGATCGTCGCCGACTCTACACCCTGGCTACCAGCACAAACGAGGAGCGTTGGCCGAAGGTAAAAGATCTTTTTGGCCGTGTGGTGCACTCACTCAACCTACTGATTTAA